Genomic DNA from Aphanothece sacrum FPU1:
TAAATTATTAGCAGTTTCCGAAACAAACGATCCTAAAATTCTCTCAGTTTATGATGCAGAATCTGAAAGTGAGCGAATTCATATTTTTGAAGAATATGCTAATGGTGGATTAGAAAAACTGCGAGAAGAATTAAGAGGCTCAGTAGATTATACTGAACGATTATTATTAATTCTTAGTGCGGAAAGATTCTCTCATCATTCCTCTGATGAAGAATTTGATCTTAGTAGATTTTTGTAGTTAATAATTCTTAATTACTTTGGTATCTAGTAAAAGACAATTACGTCAAAAAATATTACAACAACGTCAATCTTTAACCCAAGAAACTTGGCAGGAAAAAAGCTTACAACTTTGTCAAGTCCTTGAATCTTGTTCTTATTTTCAAGCAGCTAAAACTATTTTAGCTTACTTTCCTTTTCGTCAAGAACCTGATCTAAATTCTATGTTTAAAAGTGATCATCGTTGGGGTTTTTCTCGTTGTGTTGATGGTTCATTAATTTGGCATCATTGGACACCTGGAAATAGATTAAATGAGGGAACTTATGGCATTTTAGAACCCCATTTTCAGTCTCCTATTTTAACCCCTTCAGAAGT
This window encodes:
- a CDS encoding DNA phosphorothioation-associated protein 4, which codes for MAFNRVRIAKDKAELVQSLVEGNGNTGVFQTYADVMTFAATLGAKSKKRVPLNIISKEPAPISLEIFVSRGYDPVIKLLAVSETNDPKILSVYDAESESERIHIFEEYANGGLEKLREELRGSVDYTERLLLILSAERFSHHSSDEEFDLSRFL
- a CDS encoding 5-formyltetrahydrofolate cyclo-ligase, with the protein product MTLVSSKRQLRQKILQQRQSLTQETWQEKSLQLCQVLESCSYFQAAKTILAYFPFRQEPDLNSMFKSDHRWGFSRCVDGSLIWHHWTPGNRLNEGTYGILEPHFQSPILTPSEVDLILVPAVACDKRGYRLGYGGGFYDRLLSSPQWQNIPTIGIIFDFAYLPILPVDSWDKPLEAICTESQIISIYA